The Rhododendron vialii isolate Sample 1 chromosome 6a, ASM3025357v1 genome includes a window with the following:
- the LOC131331537 gene encoding increased DNA methylation 1-like isoform X3, whose amino-acid sequence MLFSKEIEGLHDDGFQGSINDHRIFSEVFFGNDHDRTSKRCLVTGAINFDCDFSRQADKFCSNSEISAITSKVDSCNVKEDSREYSALLMRKDHEVNGKRIKLSDDDLSHCRPYSEAILNSSASLNRVVSSMSESDSKFVCHSVTCRIVESSSHSVTSSCYLLRRPAETSSRSIMIGRNVSKCGLSSLDGSDKKEGSASKAIASPVSQESFATKILVTSPPAVTANKSSNIHKVAKDKILSNRAFKKDPSPLLRSHMQSLLRAAGWEIGSRKRLDRKNGSKWSYLSPQGGKPIREFYKAWNLCGQSLLASKGVIVEEEGTQWASMTDLWSDLSLTLSKIEEEEINTETTTALAHRWCLLDPFANMVLIEKKWGRLRAGKVVKARRMILLDTSAKDDGILSLKDVDSIGNQCERHSLNCIHGSSLVSESMLTNSEGNYPVSNGYCGHKISENFGQLHGGAAKALKGVSIYLHDEKCTEFRDTVSGIGTRRREISGDKRTGQDLNSSQAFGADSTCDHSNSWLFDVPVTVGKLDIKFGGSESVSPHQDSGTSSPGGDRRRSDHDEAMASEVDESVSMGYSEGGGRSFCRKVNCNHLNCRNEGLSQFNDRDSYPSLSTCLDGVLFRPPLVEDSHLVVSYDKEFVQHAGFVGKVHGQSMDISKFGMKGASCAADAIVKRKEVEKSRKISKSKLATLHQNERFNLSTNKAEGHKIDDSSIQSHSGEVREYLIATNARSGRSCEKSKFRKVRRKSKKLIKFPHDDADEASRQDMESEEPENRNQAGSTTCQLQDDDLLISAVIKTKTFKSTTKHSTPSKKFNKTDSLRKYKSQKGRCRLLPRSMVKGGKYMEGKWPIIGVRTVLSWLIETGVISLNEVIQYRNPKDEYVVKDGLVTRDGILCKCCNKTVSLSEFKSHAGFRLSRPCVNLVMESGKPFTLCQLEAWSTEYRARKNATQAVQVDEVDQNDDSCGLCGNGGELICCDNCPSTFHQACLYVKELPEGNWYCSNCTCRICGDVVHDKEASKSPDALKCSQCENKYHEACLKGKGLCKQVASNTWFCGESCQEVYLGLQSQIGLVNLLSDGFSWTLLRCIYGDQRVHSAQRFVALKAECNSKLAVALKIMEECFLPMVDPRTGIDMIPHVVYNWGSEFARLNYHGFYTMVLEKDDVLMSVASIRIHGVTVAEMPLIATCSLYRRQGMCRRLMNSIEEMLKSFKVEKLVISAIPSLVETWTLGFGFQSLEDGERRSLSNINLMVFPGTVWLKKPIFENQETSQRGGSGHATPLSSDDPTETVACSEGGPAGDFTRQPDGSPPLEEDAAQTATGHNFTRQSDGSPPLEDVTRTATGHTGGTDILVEKGEDGNWTGHFSKLSREEPDRTAGGSHLEIGCGAESVVPYDDMQVEKGQDDNWTEHFSKLSCEEPDRMAGESQIEIVCGAESVVTYDEKEVRLDELPQISQLEMVCGVESVVVYDEKELTLDEQSREAGVLQNNDK is encoded by the exons ATGTTATTCAGCAAAGAAATTGAGGGTTTGCATGACGATGGTTTTCAGGGGTCAATCAATGACCATCGTATTTTCTCAGAGGTGTTCTTTGGAAATGACCATGACAGAACTAGTAAGAGGTGTCTTGTTACTGGAGCTATTAATTTTGACTGTGATTTTAGTAGACAAGCAGATAAGTTTTGTTCGAACAGTGAAATCTCAGCCATAACAAGTAAGGTGGATTCTTGTAATGTAAAGGAGGATTCAAGAGAATATTCTGCATTGTTAATGAGGAAGGACCACGAGGTGAATGGTAAAAGAATAAAGTTATCAGATGACGACCTTTCTCATTGCAGACCTTACTCTGAAGCAATTTTGAATTCGTCAGCTTCTTTGAACAGGGTCGTTTCTAGTATGTCTGAATCAGATTCAAAATTTGTTTGTCACTCTGTAACGTGTCGTATCGTTGAATCATCCAGTCACAGTGTTACTTCCAGCTGTTATCTGCTCAGGCGACCTGCAGAGACTAGCTCAAGAAGCATTATGATTGGAAGGAATGTTTCCAAGTGTGGGCTTTCGAGCTTGGATGGAAGTGATAAGAAGGAAGGCAGTGCAAGTAAAGCAATTGCTTCACCCGTTTCTCAGGAGAGCTTTGCAACCAAGATTTTGGTTACAAGTCCACCTGCTGTCACTGCAAATAAGTCATCCAACATTCATAAAGTGGCCAAAGATAAAATATTGTCCAATAGAGCATTCAAAAAGGATCCCAGTCCTCTTCTACGCAGCCACATGCAGAGCTTACTCAGAGCAGCAGGATGGGAGATTGGGAGCCGTAAAAGACTAGATAGGAAAAACGGTAGCAAATGGAGTTATTTGTCACCTCAGGGTGGAAAACCCATTCGCGAGTTTTATAAAGCTTGGAACTTGTGTGGTCAGAGCTTGTTAGCCAGCAAAGGTGTAATTGTGGAGGAAGAGGGTACGCAGTGGGCTAGTATGACCGATTTATGGTCCGATCTATCACTTACACTTAGCAAAATTGAAGAGGAAGAGATTAATACGGAAACTACTACTGCACTAGCGCATCGGTGGTGTCTTCTTGACCCCTTTGCCAATATGGTACTCATTGAAAAGAAGTGGGGTAGGCTAAGAGCAGGAAAAGTAGTCAAAGCAAGGAGGATGATATTGCTTGATACGTCTGCCAAAGATGATGGCATTTTGTCCTTGAAAGATGTGGATAGTATTGGAAATCAGTGTGAGAGACATTCACTAAATTGTATTCATGGTTCTTCTCTGGTCAGTGAAAGCATGCTAACAAATTCCGAGGGGAATTACCCTGTCAGCAATGGATACTGTGGTcataaaatttctgaaaattttggACAGTTGCATGGGGGGGCAGCGAAAGCTCTGAAAGGAGTATCAATTTATTTGCATGACGAAAAGTGCACGGAATTCAGAGATACTGTTAGTGGGATAGGAACTCGACGTAGGGAAATCTCTGGGGACAAGAGAACCGGACAGGATCTGAACTCTTCACAAGCTTTTGGGGCAGATAGCACTTGTGACCATTCCAATAGTTGGCTGTTTGATGTTCCCGTCACTGTTGGAAAGTTAGATATCAAGTTTGGTGGGTCTGAAAGTGTCTCTCCTCATCAAGATAGTGGCACAAGCTCCCCAGGTGGTGATAGACGCAGATCTGACCACGACGAAGCAATGGCTTCGGAAGTAGATGAATCTGTATCCATGGGATATTCAGAAGGAGGAGGTAGAAGTTTCTGCAGAAAAGTCAATTGTAACCATCTAAACTGCAGAAATGAGGGTCTATCTCAGTTTAATGACCGAGATTCTTATCCGTCACTGAGTACTTGTTTAGATGGTGTTTTGTTCAGACCTCCCCTTGTTGAAGACAGCCATTTGGTGGTTTCCTATGATAAAGAGTTCGTGCAACATGCTGGATTTGTTGGAAAGGTCCATGGGCAGAGCATGGACATTTCCAAATTTGGAATGAAAGGTGCATCTTGTGCAGCGGATGCTATTGTGAAAAGGAAGGAAGTTGAGAAATCCAGAAAGATATCCAAAAGCAAACTGGCCACATTGCATCAAAATGAGAGGTTCAATTTGTCTACTAATAAGGCTGAAGGACATAAAATTGATGACAGTAGCATACAGTCACACTCTGGAGAAGTCCGGGAGTATTTGATAGCTACTAATGCAAGAAGTGGTAGAAGTTGTGAAAAGTCAAAATTTAGGAAGGTCCGTCGCAAGTCTAAGAAATTGATTAAGTTTCCTCATGATGACGCTGATGAAGCTTCAAGGCAAGATATGGAATCAGAAGAACCTGAAAATCGCAATCAAGCTGGATCAACTACATGCCAGCTTCAAGATGATGATCTTTTGATTTCAGCTGTCATAAAAACTAAAACCTTCAAATCCACTACCAAACACTCTACTCCCTCAaagaaattcaacaaaacaGACTCTTTGAGAAAATACAAGAGCCAAAAGGGCAGGTGCAGGTTGCTTCCTAGGAGTATGGTTAAGGGCGGGAAATACATGGAAGGAAAATGGCCCATCATTGGTGTAAGAACGGTATTGTCTTGGTTGATTGAGACGGGGGTTATTTCTCTTAATGAAGTCATCCAATACCGGAATCCGAAGGATGAATATGTGGTTAAAGATGGCTTGGTTACTCGCGATGGGATCTTGTGTAAGTGTTGCAATAAGacggtctctctctctgaattcaAAAGTCATGCTGGTTTCAGGCTAAGCCGTCCTTGTGTCAATCTTGTCATGGAGTCTGGTAAGCCATTCACCTTATGCCAACTTGAGGCTTGGTCAACGGAGTACAGGGCCCGGAAAAATGCCACCCAAGCCGTTCAAGTTGATGAAGTGGATCAGAATGATGATAGTTGTGGTCTGTGTGGCAATGGGGGCGAGTTGATATGCTGTGATAACTGTCCATCTACTTTTCATCAGGCATGCTTGTATGTAAAG GAACTCCCAGAAGGAAATTGGTATTGCTCAAACTGCACTTGTCGGATTTGTGGTGATGTGGTTCATGATAAAGAGGCTTCAAAATCACCCGACGCATTGAAGTGTTCGCAGTGTGAGAATAAAT ATCATGAGGCATGCCTGAAAGGGAAGGGTCTGTGTAAACAAGTGGCTTCTAATACCTGGTTTTGTGGGGAAAGCTGTCAAGAG GTTTACTTAGGCCTTCAATCTCAGATCGGGCTTGTCAATCTTCTTTCTGATGGCTTCTCTTGGACACTTCTGAGGTGCATTTATGGGGATCAAAGAGTTCATTCTGCCCAAAGGTTTGTTGCTTTGAAGGCAGAATGCAACTCAAAACTGGCTGTTGCTCTAAAAATTATGGAGGAATGCTTTCTCCCCATGGTGGATCCAAGGACAGGCATAGACATGATACCCCATGTTGTATACAACTGGGG ATCAGAATTCGCACGTCTGAATTATCATGGATTTTATACAATGGTTTTGGAGAAAGACGATGTGCTGATGTCTGTTGCATCAATCAG GATCCATGGAGTAACAGTTGCAGAGATGCCCCTTATTGCAACTTGCAGTTTGTATCGGCGCCAGGGAATGTGTCGGCGCCTTATGAATTCTATTGAAGAG ATGCTAAAATCTTTCAAGGTTGAAAAGCTCGTGATATCTGCCATTCCCAGTCTTGTGGAAACATGGACTCTTGGGTTTGGCTTCCAATCCTTGGAAGATGGTGAGAGAAGGAGCCTGAGTAATATCAACTTGATGGTATTTCCCGGAACAGTATGGTTGAAGAAGCCCATTTTTGAAAACCAGGAAACAAGTCAACGAGGAG GATCAGGACATGCTACACCTTTGAGCTCGGATGATCCAACCGAAACAGTTGCTTGTTCTGAAGGAGGGCCCGCTGGTGATTTTACAAGACAACCTGATGGAAGCCCTCCACTGGAAGAAGATGCTGCTCAAACAGCAACCGGGCATAATTTTACAAGGCAATCTGATGGAAGCCCTCCACTGGAAGATGTCACTCGAACAGCAACTGGGCATACGGGCGGCACCGACATCCTGGTAGAGAAAGGAGAAGATGGTAATTGGACGGGGCATTTTTCAAAGCTGTCCCGCGAAGAACCGGATAGAACGGCAGGGGGATCTCATCTTGAAATAGGTTGTGGCGCAGAATCTGTGGTTCCGTATGACGACATGCAGGTAGAGAAAGGGCAAGATGATAATTGGACGGAGCATTTTTCAAAGCTGTCCTGCGAAGAACCCGATAGAATGGCAGGGGAATCTCAAATTGAAATAGTTTGTGGCGCAGAATCTGTGGTTACGTATGACGAGAAAGAAGTAAGGTTGGATGAACTGCCGCAGATATCTCAACTTGAAATGGTTTGTGGTGTTGAATCCGTGGTTGTGTATGACGAGAAAGAACTAAC CTTGGATGAACAGTCGCGTGAAGCTGGTGTGTTGCAAAATAATGATAAATAA
- the LOC131331537 gene encoding increased DNA methylation 1-like isoform X1, with translation MLFSKEIEGLHDDGFQGSINDHRIFSEVFFGNDHDRTSKRCLVTGAINFDCDFSRQADKFCSNSEISAITSKVDSCNVKEDSREYSALLMRKDHEVNGKRIKLSDDDLSHCRPYSEAILNSSASLNRVVSSMSESDSKFVCHSVTCRIVESSSHSVTSSCYLLRRPAETSSRSIMIGRNVSKCGLSSLDGSDKKEGSASKAIASPVSQESFATKILVTSPPAVTANKSSNIHKVAKDKILSNRAFKKDPSPLLRSHMQSLLRAAGWEIGSRKRLDRKNGSKWSYLSPQGGKPIREFYKAWNLCGQSLLASKGVIVEEEGTQWASMTDLWSDLSLTLSKIEEEEINTETTTALAHRWCLLDPFANMVLIEKKWGRLRAGKVVKARRMILLDTSAKDDGILSLKDVDSIGNQCERHSLNCIHGSSLVSESMLTNSEGNYPVSNGYCGHKISENFGQLHGGAAKALKGVSIYLHDEKCTEFRDTVSGIGTRRREISGDKRTGQDLNSSQAFGADSTCDHSNSWLFDVPVTVGKLDIKFGGSESVSPHQDSGTSSPGGDRRRSDHDEAMASEVDESVSMGYSEGGGRSFCRKVNCNHLNCRNEGLSQFNDRDSYPSLSTCLDGVLFRPPLVEDSHLVVSYDKEFVQHAGFVGKVHGQSMDISKFGMKGASCAADAIVKRKEVEKSRKISKSKLATLHQNERFNLSTNKAEGHKIDDSSIQSHSGEVREYLIATNARSGRSCEKSKFRKVRRKSKKLIKFPHDDADEASRQDMESEEPENRNQAGSTTCQLQDDDLLISAVIKTKTFKSTTKHSTPSKKFNKTDSLRKYKSQKGRCRLLPRSMVKGGKYMEGKWPIIGVRTVLSWLIETGVISLNEVIQYRNPKDEYVVKDGLVTRDGILCKCCNKTVSLSEFKSHAGFRLSRPCVNLVMESGKPFTLCQLEAWSTEYRARKNATQAVQVDEVDQNDDSCGLCGNGGELICCDNCPSTFHQACLYVKELPEGNWYCSNCTCRICGDVVHDKEASKSPDALKCSQCENKYHEACLKGKGLCKQVASNTWFCGESCQEVYLGLQSQIGLVNLLSDGFSWTLLRCIYGDQRVHSAQRFVALKAECNSKLAVALKIMEECFLPMVDPRTGIDMIPHVVYNWGSEFARLNYHGFYTMVLEKDDVLMSVASIRIHGVTVAEMPLIATCSLYRRQGMCRRLMNSIEEMLKSFKVEKLVISAIPSLVETWTLGFGFQSLEDGERRSLSNINLMVFPGTVWLKKPIFENQETSQRGGGGSGHATPLSSDDPTETVACSEGGPAGDFTRQPDGSPPLEEDAAQTATGHNFTRQSDGSPPLEDVTRTATGHTGGTDILVEKGEDGNWTGHFSKLSREEPDRTAGGSHLEIGCGAESVVPYDDMQVEKGQDDNWTEHFSKLSCEEPDRMAGESQIEIVCGAESVVTYDEKEVRLDELPQISQLEMVCGVESVVVYDEKELTLDEQSREAGVLQNNDK, from the exons ATGTTATTCAGCAAAGAAATTGAGGGTTTGCATGACGATGGTTTTCAGGGGTCAATCAATGACCATCGTATTTTCTCAGAGGTGTTCTTTGGAAATGACCATGACAGAACTAGTAAGAGGTGTCTTGTTACTGGAGCTATTAATTTTGACTGTGATTTTAGTAGACAAGCAGATAAGTTTTGTTCGAACAGTGAAATCTCAGCCATAACAAGTAAGGTGGATTCTTGTAATGTAAAGGAGGATTCAAGAGAATATTCTGCATTGTTAATGAGGAAGGACCACGAGGTGAATGGTAAAAGAATAAAGTTATCAGATGACGACCTTTCTCATTGCAGACCTTACTCTGAAGCAATTTTGAATTCGTCAGCTTCTTTGAACAGGGTCGTTTCTAGTATGTCTGAATCAGATTCAAAATTTGTTTGTCACTCTGTAACGTGTCGTATCGTTGAATCATCCAGTCACAGTGTTACTTCCAGCTGTTATCTGCTCAGGCGACCTGCAGAGACTAGCTCAAGAAGCATTATGATTGGAAGGAATGTTTCCAAGTGTGGGCTTTCGAGCTTGGATGGAAGTGATAAGAAGGAAGGCAGTGCAAGTAAAGCAATTGCTTCACCCGTTTCTCAGGAGAGCTTTGCAACCAAGATTTTGGTTACAAGTCCACCTGCTGTCACTGCAAATAAGTCATCCAACATTCATAAAGTGGCCAAAGATAAAATATTGTCCAATAGAGCATTCAAAAAGGATCCCAGTCCTCTTCTACGCAGCCACATGCAGAGCTTACTCAGAGCAGCAGGATGGGAGATTGGGAGCCGTAAAAGACTAGATAGGAAAAACGGTAGCAAATGGAGTTATTTGTCACCTCAGGGTGGAAAACCCATTCGCGAGTTTTATAAAGCTTGGAACTTGTGTGGTCAGAGCTTGTTAGCCAGCAAAGGTGTAATTGTGGAGGAAGAGGGTACGCAGTGGGCTAGTATGACCGATTTATGGTCCGATCTATCACTTACACTTAGCAAAATTGAAGAGGAAGAGATTAATACGGAAACTACTACTGCACTAGCGCATCGGTGGTGTCTTCTTGACCCCTTTGCCAATATGGTACTCATTGAAAAGAAGTGGGGTAGGCTAAGAGCAGGAAAAGTAGTCAAAGCAAGGAGGATGATATTGCTTGATACGTCTGCCAAAGATGATGGCATTTTGTCCTTGAAAGATGTGGATAGTATTGGAAATCAGTGTGAGAGACATTCACTAAATTGTATTCATGGTTCTTCTCTGGTCAGTGAAAGCATGCTAACAAATTCCGAGGGGAATTACCCTGTCAGCAATGGATACTGTGGTcataaaatttctgaaaattttggACAGTTGCATGGGGGGGCAGCGAAAGCTCTGAAAGGAGTATCAATTTATTTGCATGACGAAAAGTGCACGGAATTCAGAGATACTGTTAGTGGGATAGGAACTCGACGTAGGGAAATCTCTGGGGACAAGAGAACCGGACAGGATCTGAACTCTTCACAAGCTTTTGGGGCAGATAGCACTTGTGACCATTCCAATAGTTGGCTGTTTGATGTTCCCGTCACTGTTGGAAAGTTAGATATCAAGTTTGGTGGGTCTGAAAGTGTCTCTCCTCATCAAGATAGTGGCACAAGCTCCCCAGGTGGTGATAGACGCAGATCTGACCACGACGAAGCAATGGCTTCGGAAGTAGATGAATCTGTATCCATGGGATATTCAGAAGGAGGAGGTAGAAGTTTCTGCAGAAAAGTCAATTGTAACCATCTAAACTGCAGAAATGAGGGTCTATCTCAGTTTAATGACCGAGATTCTTATCCGTCACTGAGTACTTGTTTAGATGGTGTTTTGTTCAGACCTCCCCTTGTTGAAGACAGCCATTTGGTGGTTTCCTATGATAAAGAGTTCGTGCAACATGCTGGATTTGTTGGAAAGGTCCATGGGCAGAGCATGGACATTTCCAAATTTGGAATGAAAGGTGCATCTTGTGCAGCGGATGCTATTGTGAAAAGGAAGGAAGTTGAGAAATCCAGAAAGATATCCAAAAGCAAACTGGCCACATTGCATCAAAATGAGAGGTTCAATTTGTCTACTAATAAGGCTGAAGGACATAAAATTGATGACAGTAGCATACAGTCACACTCTGGAGAAGTCCGGGAGTATTTGATAGCTACTAATGCAAGAAGTGGTAGAAGTTGTGAAAAGTCAAAATTTAGGAAGGTCCGTCGCAAGTCTAAGAAATTGATTAAGTTTCCTCATGATGACGCTGATGAAGCTTCAAGGCAAGATATGGAATCAGAAGAACCTGAAAATCGCAATCAAGCTGGATCAACTACATGCCAGCTTCAAGATGATGATCTTTTGATTTCAGCTGTCATAAAAACTAAAACCTTCAAATCCACTACCAAACACTCTACTCCCTCAaagaaattcaacaaaacaGACTCTTTGAGAAAATACAAGAGCCAAAAGGGCAGGTGCAGGTTGCTTCCTAGGAGTATGGTTAAGGGCGGGAAATACATGGAAGGAAAATGGCCCATCATTGGTGTAAGAACGGTATTGTCTTGGTTGATTGAGACGGGGGTTATTTCTCTTAATGAAGTCATCCAATACCGGAATCCGAAGGATGAATATGTGGTTAAAGATGGCTTGGTTACTCGCGATGGGATCTTGTGTAAGTGTTGCAATAAGacggtctctctctctgaattcaAAAGTCATGCTGGTTTCAGGCTAAGCCGTCCTTGTGTCAATCTTGTCATGGAGTCTGGTAAGCCATTCACCTTATGCCAACTTGAGGCTTGGTCAACGGAGTACAGGGCCCGGAAAAATGCCACCCAAGCCGTTCAAGTTGATGAAGTGGATCAGAATGATGATAGTTGTGGTCTGTGTGGCAATGGGGGCGAGTTGATATGCTGTGATAACTGTCCATCTACTTTTCATCAGGCATGCTTGTATGTAAAG GAACTCCCAGAAGGAAATTGGTATTGCTCAAACTGCACTTGTCGGATTTGTGGTGATGTGGTTCATGATAAAGAGGCTTCAAAATCACCCGACGCATTGAAGTGTTCGCAGTGTGAGAATAAAT ATCATGAGGCATGCCTGAAAGGGAAGGGTCTGTGTAAACAAGTGGCTTCTAATACCTGGTTTTGTGGGGAAAGCTGTCAAGAG GTTTACTTAGGCCTTCAATCTCAGATCGGGCTTGTCAATCTTCTTTCTGATGGCTTCTCTTGGACACTTCTGAGGTGCATTTATGGGGATCAAAGAGTTCATTCTGCCCAAAGGTTTGTTGCTTTGAAGGCAGAATGCAACTCAAAACTGGCTGTTGCTCTAAAAATTATGGAGGAATGCTTTCTCCCCATGGTGGATCCAAGGACAGGCATAGACATGATACCCCATGTTGTATACAACTGGGG ATCAGAATTCGCACGTCTGAATTATCATGGATTTTATACAATGGTTTTGGAGAAAGACGATGTGCTGATGTCTGTTGCATCAATCAG GATCCATGGAGTAACAGTTGCAGAGATGCCCCTTATTGCAACTTGCAGTTTGTATCGGCGCCAGGGAATGTGTCGGCGCCTTATGAATTCTATTGAAGAG ATGCTAAAATCTTTCAAGGTTGAAAAGCTCGTGATATCTGCCATTCCCAGTCTTGTGGAAACATGGACTCTTGGGTTTGGCTTCCAATCCTTGGAAGATGGTGAGAGAAGGAGCCTGAGTAATATCAACTTGATGGTATTTCCCGGAACAGTATGGTTGAAGAAGCCCATTTTTGAAAACCAGGAAACAAGTCAACGAGGAGGTGGGG GATCAGGACATGCTACACCTTTGAGCTCGGATGATCCAACCGAAACAGTTGCTTGTTCTGAAGGAGGGCCCGCTGGTGATTTTACAAGACAACCTGATGGAAGCCCTCCACTGGAAGAAGATGCTGCTCAAACAGCAACCGGGCATAATTTTACAAGGCAATCTGATGGAAGCCCTCCACTGGAAGATGTCACTCGAACAGCAACTGGGCATACGGGCGGCACCGACATCCTGGTAGAGAAAGGAGAAGATGGTAATTGGACGGGGCATTTTTCAAAGCTGTCCCGCGAAGAACCGGATAGAACGGCAGGGGGATCTCATCTTGAAATAGGTTGTGGCGCAGAATCTGTGGTTCCGTATGACGACATGCAGGTAGAGAAAGGGCAAGATGATAATTGGACGGAGCATTTTTCAAAGCTGTCCTGCGAAGAACCCGATAGAATGGCAGGGGAATCTCAAATTGAAATAGTTTGTGGCGCAGAATCTGTGGTTACGTATGACGAGAAAGAAGTAAGGTTGGATGAACTGCCGCAGATATCTCAACTTGAAATGGTTTGTGGTGTTGAATCCGTGGTTGTGTATGACGAGAAAGAACTAAC CTTGGATGAACAGTCGCGTGAAGCTGGTGTGTTGCAAAATAATGATAAATAA